One segment of Solanum lycopersicum chromosome 1, SLM_r2.1 DNA contains the following:
- the LOC101254027 gene encoding small ribosomal subunit protein eS21y, whose protein sequence is MQNDEGQNMDLYIPRKCSATNRLITSKDHASVQLNVGHLDDRGVYTGSFTTFALCGFIRAQGDADSAMDRLWQKKKVEARQE, encoded by the exons ATGCAGAACGATGAGGGACAAAACATGGATCTTTACATCCCCAGGAAATG TTCTGCTACAAACAGGCTGATCACTTCAAAGGACCATGCTTCTGTTCAACTTAATGTCGGTCATTTGGACGATAGGGGTGTCTACACTGGGAGTTTCACAACTTTTGCTCTCTGTGGTTTCATCCGTGCTCAG GGTGATGCTGACAGCGCAATGGACCGTCTCTGGCAGAAGAAGAAAGTTGAAGCTAGACAAGAGTAG